One segment of Microbacterium arborescens DNA contains the following:
- a CDS encoding ADP-ribosylglycohydrolase family protein: MRLTWAQPEDLVPAEFAALREQGVPDAELSSIEHRWAEAGGATALAPSGASATPASPELRAEARRVLDELQSLQRPSADEPDGWDEIAALLPESSALTGDAGGAVFDRVHGAWLGRSAGCLLGKPVEKIPRAGIEQIARATGNWPIGGYFTARGLPTGVAERWPWNRRSAPTSLVENIAGMPEDDDLNFPILALDLLEKHGSALTTDHVAEAWLAALPAGRVFTAERAAYRNILDAHPVPETATHRNPFREWIGALIRADVHGWAHPGDVRAAARSAWIDARLSHTRNGLYGAMWAAALCAASLVADSMDDVLDAADTVVPPDSRLAAAVRLGRETGRALGAGELTAAGALDVLHAEYEGMHWVHTLNNAALTACALQAHGHDFGAAVALAVAGGWDTDSVGATVGSVVGGLVGPDGIGRAWTEPLRDSIATSMPGGPERSIRELAERTTALAEGTS; the protein is encoded by the coding sequence GTGAGACTGACCTGGGCTCAGCCCGAAGACCTCGTGCCGGCCGAGTTCGCCGCGCTGCGCGAGCAGGGTGTTCCCGACGCCGAGCTGTCGTCGATCGAGCACCGATGGGCCGAGGCGGGCGGGGCGACGGCGCTCGCTCCCTCCGGAGCCAGCGCGACGCCGGCCTCACCCGAGCTGCGGGCGGAGGCGCGTCGCGTGCTCGACGAGCTGCAGTCGCTGCAGCGCCCGAGTGCGGATGAGCCCGACGGGTGGGATGAGATCGCAGCGCTCCTTCCGGAGTCGTCCGCGCTGACCGGTGACGCCGGCGGCGCCGTGTTCGACCGCGTGCACGGCGCGTGGCTCGGGCGGTCGGCCGGATGCCTGCTCGGCAAGCCCGTCGAGAAGATCCCCCGCGCGGGCATCGAGCAGATCGCTCGCGCCACCGGAAACTGGCCGATCGGCGGCTATTTCACCGCGCGCGGTCTTCCTACTGGTGTCGCCGAGCGCTGGCCATGGAACCGCCGGTCCGCGCCGACCTCGCTCGTCGAGAACATCGCCGGGATGCCAGAGGACGACGACCTGAACTTCCCGATCCTCGCCCTCGACCTGCTCGAGAAGCACGGCTCCGCGCTGACGACCGATCACGTCGCCGAGGCCTGGCTCGCCGCGCTGCCGGCGGGGCGCGTGTTCACAGCGGAACGTGCCGCGTACCGCAACATCCTCGACGCACACCCGGTGCCCGAGACCGCGACGCACCGCAACCCGTTTCGCGAGTGGATCGGCGCCCTCATCCGCGCCGACGTGCACGGGTGGGCGCATCCCGGCGACGTACGGGCCGCGGCGCGCTCCGCATGGATCGATGCGCGACTCAGCCACACCCGCAACGGCCTGTACGGCGCCATGTGGGCGGCCGCCCTCTGCGCGGCATCCCTCGTCGCGGACTCGATGGACGATGTGCTGGATGCCGCAGACACCGTCGTGCCGCCGGACTCGCGCCTTGCCGCGGCCGTACGGCTCGGGCGCGAGACCGGTCGCGCGCTCGGCGCGGGCGAGCTCACGGCTGCCGGTGCGCTCGACGTCCTGCACGCCGAGTATGAGGGGATGCACTGGGTGCACACCCTGAACAACGCCGCGCTCACCGCGTGCGCGCTGCAGGCGCACGGTCATGACTTCGGCGCCGCCGTCGCGCTCGCCGTCGCGGGCGGCTGGGACACCGACTCGGTCGGGGCCACGGTCGGGTCCGTCGTGGGCGGCCTGGTCGGTCCGGACGGCATCGGGCGCGCCTGGACCGAGCCGCTGCGCGA
- a CDS encoding ADP-ribosylglycohydrolase family protein — MDVLHDRVAAVLAGAAVGDALGGATEGWTPEQIEERHGGRVEGIVGPFLPDWRTARPIAPYHKGDGHVTDDTLMTHALIEVYAKQRRHLDAYDIASDLVPLMMGERRWIPELEDEALILQRVFLAEKWLVMKLHYGHADPREAGVGNVVNCGATMYMAPVGLVHIGDPRGAYAEAIDIAGAHQWSYGREAAGVFAAAVAASATPGATVDDVRNAVLDIAHDGTAAAIRAVFDAVDAFRAAGGSDDPRELGRVVREAVRPFDTVGEAYRSPAMDARLPSRTKAIEELPVALGFVVAHDGDLRAAVLDAVNYGRDADSIATMAGAICGGLHGSAAVPEEWLSEVVTASRLDLDGVVTTMVEVVRDVARADAERAAARAESLSSLLSVGADA; from the coding sequence ATGGACGTGTTGCACGATCGGGTGGCAGCAGTACTGGCGGGAGCCGCCGTGGGCGATGCGCTCGGCGGTGCGACGGAGGGCTGGACCCCCGAGCAGATCGAAGAGCGGCACGGTGGACGTGTCGAGGGGATCGTCGGTCCCTTTCTGCCCGACTGGCGCACGGCTCGCCCCATCGCGCCGTACCACAAGGGCGATGGGCACGTCACAGACGACACCCTCATGACCCACGCCCTCATCGAGGTGTACGCCAAGCAGCGCCGGCACCTCGACGCGTACGACATCGCGAGCGATCTCGTGCCCCTCATGATGGGCGAGCGCCGCTGGATCCCCGAGCTCGAAGACGAAGCGCTCATCCTGCAGCGCGTGTTCCTCGCCGAGAAGTGGCTCGTCATGAAGCTGCACTACGGCCACGCCGACCCCCGTGAGGCGGGCGTCGGCAACGTCGTGAACTGCGGCGCGACGATGTACATGGCCCCCGTCGGCCTCGTGCACATCGGCGATCCGCGCGGCGCCTACGCTGAAGCGATCGATATCGCCGGCGCCCACCAGTGGTCGTACGGTCGCGAAGCGGCCGGTGTGTTCGCCGCCGCGGTCGCGGCATCCGCCACTCCCGGAGCGACGGTCGACGACGTTCGAAACGCGGTCCTGGACATCGCACATGACGGCACCGCCGCCGCCATCCGTGCCGTGTTCGATGCCGTCGACGCCTTCCGTGCCGCCGGCGGATCGGACGACCCGCGCGAGCTCGGTCGCGTCGTCCGCGAGGCGGTCAGGCCTTTCGACACGGTGGGCGAGGCGTACCGGTCGCCGGCGATGGATGCGCGTCTTCCCTCGCGGACGAAGGCCATCGAAGAGCTTCCCGTCGCGCTCGGCTTCGTCGTCGCTCACGACGGCGACCTGCGTGCCGCCGTGCTGGATGCCGTCAACTACGGCCGTGACGCCGACTCGATCGCCACGATGGCGGGTGCGATCTGCGGCGGGCTGCACGGCAGCGCCGCCGTTCCCGAGGAGTGGCTGAGCGAGGTCGTGACCGCGAGCCGCCTCGATCTCGACGGCGTCGTGACGACGATGGTGGAGGTCGTGCGCGATGTCGCCCGCGCTGATGCCGAGCGTGCCGCCGCCCGTGCGGAGTCGCTGTCGTCGTTGCTGTCGGTGGGGGCCGACGCGTGA